Proteins from a genomic interval of Sparus aurata chromosome 21, fSpaAur1.1, whole genome shotgun sequence:
- the itm2cb gene encoding integral membrane protein 2Cb, whose amino-acid sequence MVKITFQTVSAQKPEKDVDEDKIVIPQAQGQPALPVRTKKPFPTGLCCLTFGLVIFMSGLVLASIYVYRYYFIPQQIPEDSLFHCRVFYEDSVYAPLRGRQELEENVGIYLDDNYEQISVPVPHFGGSDPADIIHDFQRGLTAYHDIALDKCYITELNTTLVMPPRNLWELLVNVKRGTYLPQTYIIQEEMVVTGRVRNMRTLGPFIHRLCYGKETYRLRRRNQRRRIDRRETKKCHRIRHFENTFVVETVICDRV is encoded by the exons ATGGTGAAGATCACTTTCCAGACAGTTTCGGCGCAGAAGCCTGAAAAAGACGTCGATGAAGACAAGATCGTTATACCTCAGGCTCAA GGGCAGCCGGCGCTTCCTGTCAGGACCAAGAAGCCTTTTCCGACTGGTCTCTGCTGCCTCACCTTCGGCCTGGTGATCTTCATGTCAGGACTAGTGCTGGCCTCTATCTATGTCTATCGCTACTACTTTATACCTCAG CAGATCCCAGAAGACAGCTTGTTCCACTGTCGGGTTTTCTATGAGGACTCTGTGTATGCTCCTCTGAGAGGCCGGCAAGAACTTGAGGAGAATGTCGGCATCTACCTTGACGACAACTACGAGCAGATCAGTGTACCTGTGCCACACTTTGGAGGCAGCGACCCTGCCGATATCATCCACGATTTTCAGAGG GGCCTCACAGCTTATCATGACATTGCTCTGGACAAATGCTACATCACTGAGCTGAACACCACCTTGGTGATGCCTCCAAGGAACCTGTGGGAGCTGCTCGTCAACGTCAAG AGAGGGACATACCTTCCTCAGACCTACATCATCcaggaggagatggtggtgaCAGGGAGGGTGAGGAACATGAGAACGCTGGGCCCCTTCATCCACAGGCTCTGCTACGGCAAAGAAACCTACCGCCTCAGACGCCGCAACCAGCGCCGAC GTATCGACAGGCGTGAGACAAAGAAGTGCCACAGGATTCGTCACTTTGAGAACACGTTTGTGGTCGAGACCGTCATCTGCGACAGGGTCTGA
- the LOC115572770 gene encoding G-protein coupled receptor 55, which translates to MLAPESSCVNATVNAMVNCSFADVDSVMKYLELVIYVPIFVAGLILNAVALFVFCVVLRKWTESTIYMTSLALMDLLLLFPLPFKMHATNHCWNANLQRLCSILESLYFVGIYGSIYTIMCIAVDRWMAICHPFKAKQLRSPRAALGTCLAVWVVVLAAILPTTYRFREAGGEEFHCFHRFSGKGWSPKVIICVQVFGFLLPALVLVYCSVKTIWALQQSGQRSAQSRACVKIIYSSLCAFLLPFTPSHLGILLQFLVRQEVITDCSSMRSISLFIQVTMCLSNITCCLDALCYYFIAHEVRSSRNSFRLSRMSQRRATFSTSEV; encoded by the exons ATGTTGGCACCCGAGAG CAGCTGCGTCAACGCGACGGTCAACGCGATGGTCAACTGTTCATTTGCAGACGTGGACTCCGTGATGAAGTATTTGGAGCTGGTCATCTACGTCCCCATATTTGTAGCTGGTTTGATTCTCAACGCTGTGGCGCTGTTTGTGTTCTGCGTCGTTCTGCGAAAATGGACGGAGTCAACGATCTACATGACCAGCTTGGCTCTGATggacctgctcctcctcttccctcttcccTTCAAAATGCACGCCACTAATCATTGTTGGAACGCCAACCTCCAACGTCTCTGTTCGATCTTGGAAAGTCTGTATTTTGTTGGCATATATGGCAGCATCTACACCATCATGTGTATAGCTGTGGACAGATGGATGGCTATCTGTCACCCGTTCAAAGCCAAGCAACTGCGGTCACCCAGAGCAGCTCTGGGGACCTGCCTGGCGGTCTGGGTGGTGGTGCTGGCAGCGATTCTTCCGACCACCTATCGCTTCAGAGAGGCCGGGGGGGAAGAGTTCCACTGCTTCCACCGGTTTTCAGGGAAAGGCTGGAGCCCCAAGGTGATCATCTGTGTGCAGGTGTTTGGGTTCCTCCTGCCTGCGCTGGTGCTGGTTTACTGTTCCGTCAAGACCATCTGGGCCCTTCAGCAGTCCGGCCAGCGCAGCGCGCAGAGCCGGGCCTGTGTGAAGATCATCTACAGCAGTCTGTGCGCCTTCCTGCTGCCCTTCACCCCAAGCCACCTCGGCATTCTGCTGCAGTTCCTG GTGCGCCAAGAAGTGATCACGGACTGTAGCTCCATGCGAAGCATCAGCCTGTTCATACAGGTAACTATGTGCCTGTCCAACATCACCTGCTGTCTGGACGCTTTGTGCTACTACTTCATTGCTCATGAGGTGAGAAGTTCCAGAAACAGCTTCAGGCTCTCAAGGATGAGCCAAAGGAGAGCCACATTCAGCACTTCAGAGGTCTGA
- the hes6 gene encoding transcription cofactor HES-6 produces the protein MAPIRNNTNGMDRGDNHSGIKSDRKMRKPLVEKKRRARINESLQELRVLIADADLQSKMENAEVLEMTVKRVESILQNRAQEVDAVNREACERFAAGYIQCMHDVHTFVSSCPGIDPTVAAELLNHLLESMPLNDEDRLRVMLPDAVAECPGSNSTWSLSESMYSALVSPAPSTTSSDDLCSDLDETDSEQSHVSSSEEADSQDALSLPSLTYSKSVWRPW, from the exons ATGGCCCCCATCCGTAACAACACAAACGGAATGGACAGAGGTGATAATCACAGTGGGATCAAATCTGACAGAAAG ATGAGGAAACCTCTGGTCGAGAAGAAGAGAAGGGCTCGCATCAATGAAAGTTTACAAGAACTCCGAGTTCTCATCGCGGATGCAGAC TTGCAATCAAAGATGGAGAATGCCGAAGTGTTGGAGATGACAGTGAAACGTGTGGAGAGCATCCTGCAGAACCGGGCTCAAG AAGTGGACGCCGTGAACCGGGAGGCCTGCGAGCGCTTCGCCGCTGGCTACATCCAGTGTATGCACGACGTCCACACTTTTGTGTCCAGCTGTCCGGGCATCGACCCAACAGTCGCCGCGGAGCTGTTGAACCACCTCCTGGAGAGCATGCCCCTGAATGACGAGGACCGCCTGCGGGTGATGCTGCCGGACGCGGTGGCAGAGTGCCCGGGCAGTAACAGCACTTGGTCCCTGTCAGAGAGCATGTACTCGGCCCTGGTGTCCCCGgccccctccaccacctccagcGATGACCTCTGCTCTGACCTGGACGAGACAGACTCAGAGCAAAGCCACGTTTCCTCTTCAGAGGAGGCTGACAGCCAGGATGCGTTGAGCTTGCCTTCCTTAACCTACTCCAAGTCAGTGTGGAGACCATGGTAG